A genome region from Anastrepha ludens isolate Willacy chromosome 3, idAnaLude1.1, whole genome shotgun sequence includes the following:
- the LOC128857559 gene encoding pickpocket protein 28-like codes for MKVYDKWATTPVIVGINPEPNFVTNIPFPAVTICNLNQALKSKAIEANKIPKWRAMLNLLCKNESIDEQTTISSNWSNLENIIMNISQPCEDMMVACRFAANEYDCTKYFITIITDEGLCCVFNMVHPKFMFISHIPLSMHNIPGSEYQPIDWYAESGYPADLPEKYYPRRIAGTGESLGLSITLDVEADKYYCSSTSSVGFKISLHSPNESPNVHETGVLIAPGKETKVRVRPDKTETTQKLRSVATKYRRCLFHDERKLLHFAHYTQRNCEMECIAEMLLQHCGCISFYMPKIYKNATICNTDALHCVEKVRLRKDPTIGSCLDACWPSCYDLTFLVDVFAIPLSSDGFFIENKRVQRYNRSYAKKNIAVVNMYFKEYSFRSSIQTEFIGTTDFLSAVGGLMGLFLGFSFISIVELVYYAIIHPIRTLLQFECSKKSAVVADKLISCNKTAIPRRWSSVQRYKRLRKYLRLRGIYSKANKAMKQKLGYTRLNKNAVRNITEAVKKEQEIRK; via the exons atgaagGTTTACGACAAATGGGCTACAACCCCCGTCATTGTGGGTATAAATCCAGAACCAAACTTCGTTACAAATATTCCGTTTCCAGCTGTGACTATTTGTAATTTGAATCAGGCACTAAAATCGAAGGCGATCGAGGCGAACAA AATTCCCAAATGGCGAGCCATGCTAAATCTGCTCTGTAAAAATGAGTCCATTGACGAGCAAACAACGATTAGCTCTAATTGGAgtaatttggaaaatatcattaTGAAT ATTTCCCAGCCATGTGAAGATATGATGGTGGCTTGTCGATTTGCGGCCAACGAATACGATTGCACAAAATACTTTATAACGATAATCACCGATGAAGGCCTGTGTTGTGTATTCAATATGGTGCATCctaaatttatgtttatttcacA CATACCGCTTAGCATGCACAATATTCCCGGTAGTGAATATCAGCCGATTGACTGGTACGCAGAGAGCGGTTACCCCGCCGATTTACCAGAAAAATACTATCCACGTCGCATAGCGGGTACGGGCGAATCACTGGGTCTCTCCATCACACTAGACGTGGAGGCTGACAAGTATTATTGCTCGTCGACGAGTAGTgttggctttaaaatttcacTGCACAGCCCGAACGAGTCACCAAACGTGCACGAAACTGGTGTGTTAATTGCGCCTGGCAAGGAGACTAAGGTGCGTGTACGTCCCGATAAAACGGAGACCACTCAAAAGTTGCGCTCGGTGGCCACCAAATACAGGCGCTGCCTATTTCATGACGAAAGAAAATTACTTCATTTTGCACACTATACACAGCGTAATTGCGAAATGGAGTGCATAGCAGAAATGTTGTTGCAACATTGTGGCTGCATTAGCTTCTATATGCCGAAAATCTATAAGAATGCGACGATTTGTAATACCGATGCGCTGCATTGTGTGGAGAAAGTGCGTTTGCGAAAAGATCCCACGATTGGTTCTTGTCTGGATGCCTGCTGGCCGAGTTGTTACGACTTGACATTTCTGGTGGATGTTTTTGCCATACCGTTATCGAGTGAtggattttttattgaaaacaaacgtgTACAACGGTATAATAGGAGTTATGCTAAGAAGAATATCGCTGTGGTCAATATGTACTTTAAAGAGTACTCTTTTCGgagcagcatacaaacagagtTCATAGGCACGACTGACTTTCTGT CCGCCGTTGGTGGACTTATGGGTTTATTTCTGGGCTTCAGCTTCATCTCAATAGTTGAACTGGTTTACTATGCCATCATACATCCGATACGCACCTTGCTGCAGTTCGAATGCTCCAAGAAGTCGGCTGTGGTTGCGGACAAGCTGATTTCGTGCAATAAAACAGCGATACCCCGACGTTGGTCGTCAGTTCAGCGATATAAGCGATTGCGAAAGTACTTGCGGCTACGTGGAATTTACAGCAAAGCTAATAAAGCAATGAAACAAAAGTTAGGTTATACTCGCTTGAACAAAAATGCCGTTAGGAATATAACGGAGGCAGTGAAAAAGGAGCAGGAAATAAGAAAGTAG